Proteins encoded within one genomic window of Drosophila teissieri strain GT53w unplaced genomic scaffold, Prin_Dtei_1.1 Segkk5_quiver_pilon_scaf, whole genome shotgun sequence:
- the LOC122625722 gene encoding sarcolemmal membrane-associated protein-like isoform X1: MVLVCNEWLKNNVDEDQTPSPAQTSASGSVGSTALNRTITADTATEIPQTTYLSGEGLEPNVKQKKSHYALNMETDKKVEHDQFFHIMEISELHMADSNNDTSIENQENNNMEVCDSNTGCIDRRTAEVSQHAINMAMNSVLNANNTGVGVRVTTACSLFSPLGVLNNSALQREVATECGTLQVASVPTTSTVDLDIGSETVPTACMGAAKIVLHCESKSHKFETRSIFLQPNQDCKVGRLIAKSKAGEGNAIFDCKVLSRNHAILWYTPDGKFWVKDTKSSNGTFINDNKLGSDPAELHYGDIVKFGVEVIENSRQEVHGCILARVALFLPNGQEAISVGAEQMLLTVTNRISFDEVQRLNAFLQEAAQREKSLKAKLSSLQGVLDTTRKNSAMCWQSMITEDQLLHKINLLEKKLQMMEKNIPENALRNEIVKLLEDKTTYQLTAKEALRKVYQERCDAMQMLSKMEMAYATSENECGILRAQVITLKETLNGFNSRLEELQQEYMEFKKESVRQEQESEEQKSRSLELLNMKLSTQERELKELRVQASRVHQVISEHDTEKFKEQIVLKHLNTINSDDDHDHDHAVGGAQNEKDYKESLDDDILSVSQDKDVLDIDQQTVDSVSQEKKVKLCNPDLQPVSFKSSVLKLLKNSDLGKGEEGSSVLKAIFNCDDEGFECKVKEDMEKALVTKEFVSRNTSEIVHHFNNYSPSPQILEDSTTEISSALHLESKENLNIPNALSTEQTIDMLQDECYTYKKKTAHLTSEIHFLQTQIELLKKKLEKDVAHNFKTSLQNLSEESSLPRETLNLIDNRDSPEDVWNQDIETINNPKVEKEEELIVYKELLEHSELKNMQLRKEISELHSKQKHNPFIKQGLLSRFLPLGCIAIGLLLYFLSNRI, encoded by the exons ATGGTCTTGGTGTGCAATGAGTGGTTAAAAAACAATGTAGATGAAGACCAGACTCCAAGCCCTGCCCAGACATCAGCATCAGGATCAGTCGGATCAacagcattaaacagaacaatcaCAGCCGACACGGCCACAGAAATACCTCAGACGACGTATTTATCCGGAGAAGGACTAGAACCGAATGTAAAGCAAAAGAAATCGCATTACGCTTTAAATATGGAAACTGACAAAAAAGTGGAACATGACCAATTCTTTCATATAATGGAAATAAGCGAACTTCATATGGCTGATAGTAATAACGATACTTCAATTGAGAACCAGGAAAATAACAATATGGAAGTATGTGATTCCAACACAGGATGTATTGACCGACGTACGGCTGAAGTTTCCCAGCATGCTATAAATATGGCCATGAACTCTGTGCTCAATGCAAATAACACCGGGGTTGGAGTTCGAGTAACTACTGCCTGCAGTCTATTCAGCCCACTAGGGGTACTAAACAATAGTGCTTTACAAAGGGAGGTGGCAACGGAATGCGGGACTTTACAGGTCGCTTCCGTGCCCACAACTTCTACCGTAGATCTAGACATAGGATCGGAAACTGTCCCAACGGCATGTATGGGTGCTGCAAAAATCGTACTACATTGCGAATCTAAGTCGCATAAGTTTGAGACAAGATCTATATTTTTGCAGCCGAACCAGGATTGCAAGGTAGGTCGCCTTATAGCTAAAAGCAAGGCAGGTGAGGGAAACGCTATATTTGACTGCAAAGTATTGTCAAGAAACCATGCGATTCTGTGGTATACTCCAGACGGTAAGTTCTGGGTCAAGGACACAAAATCTAGCAACGGTACCTTTATAAACGACAACAAGTTGGGCAGTGATCCAGCGGAACTACATTATGGCGATATCGTCAAATTCGGCGTTGAGGTAATTGAGAACTCACGTCAGGAGGTGCACGGCTGTATCCTAGCCCGTGTCGCTCTGTTTCTACCCAATGGGCAAGAGGCCATTTCGGTTGGGGCAGAGCAAATGCTGTTGACCGTGACTAACCGAATCAGCTTTGATGAAGTGCAGCGCCTTAACGCGTTCCTCCAAGAGGCGGCACAAAGAGAAAAGTCTCTGAAAGCTAAGTTAAGCAGCTTACAAGGCGTCCTTGATACTACCAGAAAGAATTCTGCAATGTGTTGGCAAAGCATGATTACTGAAGACCAATTGCTGCACAAAATAAATCTTCTGGAAAAGAAACTACAAATGATGGAAAAGAACATACCAGAAAATGCACTTCGAAACGAG aTTGTAAAACTGCTTGAAGACAAAACAACGTATCAGTTAACTGCTAAAGAGGCCCTGCGCAAGGTCTATCAGGAACGCTGCGATGCTATGCAAATGCTCTCTAAGATGGAGATGGCCTACGCCACTTCTGAAAACGAGTGTGGCATACTTCGCGCTCAAGTTATAACACTAAAGGAAACACTGAATGGCTTTAATTCCCGGTTAGAGGAACTTCAGCAGGAGTACATGGAATTCAAGAAGGAGTCAGTACGCCAAGAACAAGAGTCTGAAGAACAAAAATCTCGCAGTTTGGAGTTGCTAAATATGAAGTTATCGACTCAAGAGCGCGAGCTAAAGGAGCTTCGTGTACAGGCGTCGCGAGTCCATCAAGTTATATCCGAGCATGATACTGAAAAGTTTAAGGAACAAATTGTCTTAAAACACctaaatacaataaattctGACGATGATCATGACCATGATCATGCTGTAGGTGGGgcgcaaaatgaaaaagattATAAGGAAAGTTTAGACGACGATATTTTGTCTGTGTCACAAGATAAAGATGTGTTAGACATTGATCAGCAGACAGTAGATTCTGTATCGCAAGAAAAG AAGGTAAAACTATGTAATCCCGATTTACAGCCGGTCAGTTTTAAATCGAGCGTTTTAAAATTGCTAAAGAACTCTGATCTTGGTAAGGGCGAAGAAGGCTCTTCAGTTCTTAAAGCTATTTTTAATTGTGACGATGAAGGCTTTGAATGCAAAGTTAAGGAGGATATGGAAAAGGCTTTAGTTACAAAAGAGTTCGTTAGCAGAAATACATCTGAAATCGTGCATCACTTTAATAACTATTCTCCAAGCCCTCAAATTTTAGAAGATTCGACTACCGAGATTTCATCAGCCCTTCATTTGGAAAGTAAGGAAAATCTTAATATTCCAAATGCATTATCGACTGAGCAGACTATTGATATGCTACAAGATGAATGCTATACTTACAAGAAAAAAACGGCCCATTTAACAAGTGAAATACACTTTCTGCAAACGCAGATCGAGCTATTAAAGAAGAAGCTTGAGAAAGACGTAGCtcataattttaaaacaagttTGCAGAATCTCAGTGAGGAAAGTAGTTTGCCGCGTGAGACTTTAAACCTAATTGATAATCGAGATAGCCCAGAAGATGTTTGGAACCAGGATATAGAAACCATTAATAACCCCAAAGTAGAAAAGGAAGAAGAACTAATTGTTTACAAGGAACTTCTTGAACATTCGGAGCTTAAAAACATGCAGCTTCGTAAAGAGATCTCGGAGCTGCACTCTAAGCAAAAACACAACCCGTTTATTAAACAAGGGTTACTAAGCCGCTTTTTACCTCTTGGCTGTATTGCTATCGGTCTGctcttatattttctttccaaTCGAATTTAA
- the LOC122625722 gene encoding sarcolemmal membrane-associated protein-like isoform X2, with product MVLVCNEWLKNNVDEDQTPSPAQTSASGSVGSTALNRTITADTATEIPQTTYLSGEGLEPNVKQKKSHYALNMETDKKVEHDQFFHIMEISELHMADSNNDTSIENQENNNMEVCDSNTGCIDRRTAEVSQHAINMAMNSVLNANNTGVGVRVTTACSLFSPLGVLNNSALQREVATECGTLQVASVPTTSTVDLDIGSETVPTACMGAAKIVLHCESKSHKFETRSIFLQPNQDCKVGRLIAKSKAGEGNAIFDCKVLSRNHAILWYTPDGKFWVKDTKSSNGTFINDNKLGSDPAELHYGDIVKFGVEVIENSRQEVHGCILARVALFLPNGQEAISVGAEQMLLTVTNRISFDEVQRLNAFLQEAAQREKSLKAKLSSLQGVLDTTRKNSAMCWQSMITEDQLLHKINLLEKKLQMMEKNIPENALRNEIVKLLEDKTTYQLTAKEALRKVYQERCDAMQMLSKMEMAYATSENECGILRAQVITLKETLNGFNSRLEELQQEYMEFKKESVRQEQESEEQKSRSLELLNMKLSTQERELKELRVQASRVHQVISEHDTEKFKEQIVLKHLNTINSDDDHDHDHAVGGAQNEKDYKESLDDDILSVSQDKDVLDIDQQTVDSVSQEKVKLCNPDLQPVSFKSSVLKLLKNSDLGKGEEGSSVLKAIFNCDDEGFECKVKEDMEKALVTKEFVSRNTSEIVHHFNNYSPSPQILEDSTTEISSALHLESKENLNIPNALSTEQTIDMLQDECYTYKKKTAHLTSEIHFLQTQIELLKKKLEKDVAHNFKTSLQNLSEESSLPRETLNLIDNRDSPEDVWNQDIETINNPKVEKEEELIVYKELLEHSELKNMQLRKEISELHSKQKHNPFIKQGLLSRFLPLGCIAIGLLLYFLSNRI from the exons ATGGTCTTGGTGTGCAATGAGTGGTTAAAAAACAATGTAGATGAAGACCAGACTCCAAGCCCTGCCCAGACATCAGCATCAGGATCAGTCGGATCAacagcattaaacagaacaatcaCAGCCGACACGGCCACAGAAATACCTCAGACGACGTATTTATCCGGAGAAGGACTAGAACCGAATGTAAAGCAAAAGAAATCGCATTACGCTTTAAATATGGAAACTGACAAAAAAGTGGAACATGACCAATTCTTTCATATAATGGAAATAAGCGAACTTCATATGGCTGATAGTAATAACGATACTTCAATTGAGAACCAGGAAAATAACAATATGGAAGTATGTGATTCCAACACAGGATGTATTGACCGACGTACGGCTGAAGTTTCCCAGCATGCTATAAATATGGCCATGAACTCTGTGCTCAATGCAAATAACACCGGGGTTGGAGTTCGAGTAACTACTGCCTGCAGTCTATTCAGCCCACTAGGGGTACTAAACAATAGTGCTTTACAAAGGGAGGTGGCAACGGAATGCGGGACTTTACAGGTCGCTTCCGTGCCCACAACTTCTACCGTAGATCTAGACATAGGATCGGAAACTGTCCCAACGGCATGTATGGGTGCTGCAAAAATCGTACTACATTGCGAATCTAAGTCGCATAAGTTTGAGACAAGATCTATATTTTTGCAGCCGAACCAGGATTGCAAGGTAGGTCGCCTTATAGCTAAAAGCAAGGCAGGTGAGGGAAACGCTATATTTGACTGCAAAGTATTGTCAAGAAACCATGCGATTCTGTGGTATACTCCAGACGGTAAGTTCTGGGTCAAGGACACAAAATCTAGCAACGGTACCTTTATAAACGACAACAAGTTGGGCAGTGATCCAGCGGAACTACATTATGGCGATATCGTCAAATTCGGCGTTGAGGTAATTGAGAACTCACGTCAGGAGGTGCACGGCTGTATCCTAGCCCGTGTCGCTCTGTTTCTACCCAATGGGCAAGAGGCCATTTCGGTTGGGGCAGAGCAAATGCTGTTGACCGTGACTAACCGAATCAGCTTTGATGAAGTGCAGCGCCTTAACGCGTTCCTCCAAGAGGCGGCACAAAGAGAAAAGTCTCTGAAAGCTAAGTTAAGCAGCTTACAAGGCGTCCTTGATACTACCAGAAAGAATTCTGCAATGTGTTGGCAAAGCATGATTACTGAAGACCAATTGCTGCACAAAATAAATCTTCTGGAAAAGAAACTACAAATGATGGAAAAGAACATACCAGAAAATGCACTTCGAAACGAG aTTGTAAAACTGCTTGAAGACAAAACAACGTATCAGTTAACTGCTAAAGAGGCCCTGCGCAAGGTCTATCAGGAACGCTGCGATGCTATGCAAATGCTCTCTAAGATGGAGATGGCCTACGCCACTTCTGAAAACGAGTGTGGCATACTTCGCGCTCAAGTTATAACACTAAAGGAAACACTGAATGGCTTTAATTCCCGGTTAGAGGAACTTCAGCAGGAGTACATGGAATTCAAGAAGGAGTCAGTACGCCAAGAACAAGAGTCTGAAGAACAAAAATCTCGCAGTTTGGAGTTGCTAAATATGAAGTTATCGACTCAAGAGCGCGAGCTAAAGGAGCTTCGTGTACAGGCGTCGCGAGTCCATCAAGTTATATCCGAGCATGATACTGAAAAGTTTAAGGAACAAATTGTCTTAAAACACctaaatacaataaattctGACGATGATCATGACCATGATCATGCTGTAGGTGGGgcgcaaaatgaaaaagattATAAGGAAAGTTTAGACGACGATATTTTGTCTGTGTCACAAGATAAAGATGTGTTAGACATTGATCAGCAGACAGTAGATTCTGTATCGCAAGAAAAG GTAAAACTATGTAATCCCGATTTACAGCCGGTCAGTTTTAAATCGAGCGTTTTAAAATTGCTAAAGAACTCTGATCTTGGTAAGGGCGAAGAAGGCTCTTCAGTTCTTAAAGCTATTTTTAATTGTGACGATGAAGGCTTTGAATGCAAAGTTAAGGAGGATATGGAAAAGGCTTTAGTTACAAAAGAGTTCGTTAGCAGAAATACATCTGAAATCGTGCATCACTTTAATAACTATTCTCCAAGCCCTCAAATTTTAGAAGATTCGACTACCGAGATTTCATCAGCCCTTCATTTGGAAAGTAAGGAAAATCTTAATATTCCAAATGCATTATCGACTGAGCAGACTATTGATATGCTACAAGATGAATGCTATACTTACAAGAAAAAAACGGCCCATTTAACAAGTGAAATACACTTTCTGCAAACGCAGATCGAGCTATTAAAGAAGAAGCTTGAGAAAGACGTAGCtcataattttaaaacaagttTGCAGAATCTCAGTGAGGAAAGTAGTTTGCCGCGTGAGACTTTAAACCTAATTGATAATCGAGATAGCCCAGAAGATGTTTGGAACCAGGATATAGAAACCATTAATAACCCCAAAGTAGAAAAGGAAGAAGAACTAATTGTTTACAAGGAACTTCTTGAACATTCGGAGCTTAAAAACATGCAGCTTCGTAAAGAGATCTCGGAGCTGCACTCTAAGCAAAAACACAACCCGTTTATTAAACAAGGGTTACTAAGCCGCTTTTTACCTCTTGGCTGTATTGCTATCGGTCTGctcttatattttctttccaaTCGAATTTAA